A single window of Zea mays cultivar B73 chromosome 10, Zm-B73-REFERENCE-NAM-5.0, whole genome shotgun sequence DNA harbors:
- the LOC103641589 gene encoding cysteine-rich receptor-like protein kinase 25 isoform X2 translates to MPKDSRYRDDHVKEFKSRVQREGMALPSATVLWTASITFRLAQNMVVLFFLAALLAAPARSSSPSSNNGAGLQQPTLTLCSGHSTVAKSGEFASFLAAVCAGAYGGGVAHMSHSMSSYVAAENRTMYGVAQCRPDVSASDCTACLAAASSKLITGTACATSAVWHDACFLRYSDRDTGRFREDEHTETVFNASRALSSLPPHVGANKAVVVRRLLAAVADSTRSGHMCSDIGVGTGAAGGGRIYGLTRCAAEISCADCRRCLGGALAVVEREYNGSAGMQVLRLSCMARYESYPFYNTKFLTRRLLASATSGSPRPTHGGIVFNSSISFGPFGLVHSGGPNPPPSPPVSPPPPAFTTISVPASVGTAQPTPPPSRPAQAQPSPPPPAASMIVSGPATATPRAAQAQPTPAPPGGHNPPPASPPPASIMNISGPATATPTPRAAQPTPAPPGGPTPQPVAAATNGKGTLNTPKWQIVSIATGLVAAFIILALTVWCRRKQQLSQREHVIEPHVLNHQADGVPGETMHHLEKKHLGSEEDDDGGRTSCQLYSYLVLEAATCRFSSRNKLGSGGFGTVYKGTLENGKDVAVKRLRDSKRAIQELEREISIVASLRHKNIVRFLGYCFQEEGRFFIYEYVLNNSLDKFWYKASSQCQKLEWATWFNIILGVARGLLFLHDMGIIHRDLKPHNILLDRNFNPKIADFDLMRMYDQQKTHESTEKVAGTFGYMAPECTSGRKFLLSIKSDVYSYGVLVLEIITGHKIYTFEGQNSEGLVEYVWQHWSTG, encoded by the exons ATGCCAAAAGATTCTCGCTACAGAGACGACCATGTGAAAGAATTTAAATCTAGAGTACAACGTGAAGGAATGGCGTTGCCGTCGGCCACCGTGCTGTGGACGGCCAGCATCACCTTCCGGCTTGCACAGAACATGGTGGTGTTGTTCTTCCTGGCGGCGCTACTGGCGGCCCCGGCGcgttcgtcgtcgccgtcgtccaaCAACGGCGCCGGTCTTCAGCAGCCCACCCTGACCCTCTGCTCCGGTCACTCCACTGTCGCCAAGAGCGGCGAGTTCGCCAGCTTCCTCGCAGCCGTGTGCGCCGGAGCCTACGGCGGCGGCGTCGCCCACATGTCCCACAGCATGTCCTCGTACGTCGCCGCCGAGAACCGGACCATGTACGGGGTCGCGCAGTGCCGCCCCGACGTGTCGGCCTCCGACTGTACTGCCTGCCTCGCTGCAGCCTCGTCCAAGCTCATCACCGGGACCGCGTGCGCGACGTCGGCGGTCTGGCACGACGCCTGCTTCCTCCGGTACTCGGACCGCGACACCGGCCGGTTCCGCGAGGACGAACACACGGAGACCGTGTTCAACGCGAGCCGCGCGCTGTCGTCGTTGCCGCCCCACGTTGGCGCCAACAAAGCGGTGGTGGTGAGGCGCCTACTTGCCGCCGTCGCGGACAGCACGAGGAGCGGCCACATGTGCAGCGACATCGGTGTCGGCACTGGTGCGGCAGGCGGCGGCCGGATCTACGGACTCACGCGGTGCGCCGCCGAGATCTCGTGCGCAGACTGCCGCCGCTGCCTCGGCGGCGCTCTCGCGGTGGTAGAGCGCGAGTACAACGGCAGCGCGGGGATGCAGGTCCTGCGGCTCAGCTGCATGGCCAGGTACGAGAGCTACCCCTTCTACAACACCAAGTTCTTGACCCGGCGATTGCTGGCGTCGGCGACGAGCGGGAGCCCCCGGCCGACTCATGGAGGAATCGTCTTTAACTCTTCTATATCTTTTGGGCCTTTTGGGCTCGTGCACTCTGGCGGTCCTAACCCACCGCCTTCACCGCCAGTATCACCTCCACCACCAGCATTCACGACCATCTCCGTGCCTGCTAGTGTGGGCACTGCACAACCCACCCCACCGCCTTCACGGCCTGCACAAGCACAGCCATCACCACCTCCACCAGCAGCATCCATGATCGTCTCCGGGCCTGCGACTGCGACTCCGAGGGCTGCACAAGCACAACCCACCCCAGCGCCCCCAGGCGGTCATAACCCACCGCCTGCATCACCTCCACCAGCATCCATCATGAACATCTCCGGGCCTGCGACTGCGACTCCGACTCCGAGGGCTGCACAACCCACCCCAGCGCCTCCTGGCGGTCCTACCCCACAGCCTGTAGCTGCCGCAACGAATG GGAAGGGAACATTGAATACACCAAAATGGCAGATCGTCTCTATTGCAACTGGGTTGGTGGCTGCTTTCATCATCCTCGCACTCACCGTATGGTGCCGTCGGAAACAGCAACTGTCTCAGAGAGAACATGTCATAG AACCCCATGTTTTGAATCATCAAGCAGATGGAGTGCCAGGTGAGACTATGCATCACCTAGAAAAGAAACATTTGGGCTCCGAAGAAGACGACGACGGAGGAAGAACAAGCTGCCAACTCTACAGCTACCTGGTTCTTGAGGCTGCTACATGTCGCTTCTCAAGTAGAAACAAGCTAGGGAGCGGTGGATTTGGAACGGTATACAAG GGCACGCTTGAGAATGGGAAGGACGTAGCAGTGAAAAGGCTCAGGGACTCCAAGAGGGCGATACAAGAACTAGAGAGGGAGATCTCCATCGTGGCTAGCTTGCGCCATAAGAACATCGTGAGGTTTTTAGGGTACTGCTTCCAAGAGGAAGGGAGGTTCTTCATCTACGAGTATGTGCTTAACAACAGCCTTGATAAATTTTGGTACAAAG CATCTTCTCAATGCCAGAAGCTAGAGTGGGCTACATGGTTCAACATCATCTTAGGGGTTGCTCGCGGCCTTCTGTTTCTCCATGACATGGGGATCATTCATCGGGACCTCAAGCCACACAATATACTTCTTGACCGTAACTTCAACCCAAAGATCGCTGATTTCGATCTCATGAGGATGTATGATCAACAGAAAACTCACGAGAGCACTGAGAAGGTCGCTGGAACATT TGGGTACATGGCTCCAGAGTGCACGTCCGGACGAAAATTCCTACTTTCGATCAAGTCTGACGTGTACAGCTACGGGGTGTTAGTGCTGGAGATCATCACCGGCCACAAGATCTACACTTTCGAAGGCCAAAACTCTGAAGGCCTCGTCGAATAC GTGTGGCAGCACTGGTCCACTGGATAG
- the LOC103641589 gene encoding cysteine-rich receptor-like protein kinase 25 isoform X1 yields the protein MPKDSRYRDDHVKEFKSRVQREGMALPSATVLWTASITFRLAQNMVVLFFLAALLAAPARSSSPSSNNGAGLQQPTLTLCSGHSTVAKSGEFASFLAAVCAGAYGGGVAHMSHSMSSYVAAENRTMYGVAQCRPDVSASDCTACLAAASSKLITGTACATSAVWHDACFLRYSDRDTGRFREDEHTETVFNASRALSSLPPHVGANKAVVVRRLLAAVADSTRSGHMCSDIGVGTGAAGGGRIYGLTRCAAEISCADCRRCLGGALAVVEREYNGSAGMQVLRLSCMARYESYPFYNTKFLTRRLLASATSGSPRPTHGGIVFNSSISFGPFGLVHSGGPNPPPSPPVSPPPPAFTTISVPASVGTAQPTPPPSRPAQAQPSPPPPAASMIVSGPATATPRAAQAQPTPAPPGGHNPPPASPPPASIMNISGPATATPTPRAAQPTPAPPGGPTPQPVAAATNENKGKGTLNTPKWQIVSIATGLVAAFIILALTVWCRRKQQLSQREHVIEPHVLNHQADGVPGETMHHLEKKHLGSEEDDDGGRTSCQLYSYLVLEAATCRFSSRNKLGSGGFGTVYKGTLENGKDVAVKRLRDSKRAIQELEREISIVASLRHKNIVRFLGYCFQEEGRFFIYEYVLNNSLDKFWYKASSQCQKLEWATWFNIILGVARGLLFLHDMGIIHRDLKPHNILLDRNFNPKIADFDLMRMYDQQKTHESTEKVAGTFGYMAPECTSGRKFLLSIKSDVYSYGVLVLEIITGHKIYTFEGQNSEGLVEYVWQHWSTG from the exons ATGCCAAAAGATTCTCGCTACAGAGACGACCATGTGAAAGAATTTAAATCTAGAGTACAACGTGAAGGAATGGCGTTGCCGTCGGCCACCGTGCTGTGGACGGCCAGCATCACCTTCCGGCTTGCACAGAACATGGTGGTGTTGTTCTTCCTGGCGGCGCTACTGGCGGCCCCGGCGcgttcgtcgtcgccgtcgtccaaCAACGGCGCCGGTCTTCAGCAGCCCACCCTGACCCTCTGCTCCGGTCACTCCACTGTCGCCAAGAGCGGCGAGTTCGCCAGCTTCCTCGCAGCCGTGTGCGCCGGAGCCTACGGCGGCGGCGTCGCCCACATGTCCCACAGCATGTCCTCGTACGTCGCCGCCGAGAACCGGACCATGTACGGGGTCGCGCAGTGCCGCCCCGACGTGTCGGCCTCCGACTGTACTGCCTGCCTCGCTGCAGCCTCGTCCAAGCTCATCACCGGGACCGCGTGCGCGACGTCGGCGGTCTGGCACGACGCCTGCTTCCTCCGGTACTCGGACCGCGACACCGGCCGGTTCCGCGAGGACGAACACACGGAGACCGTGTTCAACGCGAGCCGCGCGCTGTCGTCGTTGCCGCCCCACGTTGGCGCCAACAAAGCGGTGGTGGTGAGGCGCCTACTTGCCGCCGTCGCGGACAGCACGAGGAGCGGCCACATGTGCAGCGACATCGGTGTCGGCACTGGTGCGGCAGGCGGCGGCCGGATCTACGGACTCACGCGGTGCGCCGCCGAGATCTCGTGCGCAGACTGCCGCCGCTGCCTCGGCGGCGCTCTCGCGGTGGTAGAGCGCGAGTACAACGGCAGCGCGGGGATGCAGGTCCTGCGGCTCAGCTGCATGGCCAGGTACGAGAGCTACCCCTTCTACAACACCAAGTTCTTGACCCGGCGATTGCTGGCGTCGGCGACGAGCGGGAGCCCCCGGCCGACTCATGGAGGAATCGTCTTTAACTCTTCTATATCTTTTGGGCCTTTTGGGCTCGTGCACTCTGGCGGTCCTAACCCACCGCCTTCACCGCCAGTATCACCTCCACCACCAGCATTCACGACCATCTCCGTGCCTGCTAGTGTGGGCACTGCACAACCCACCCCACCGCCTTCACGGCCTGCACAAGCACAGCCATCACCACCTCCACCAGCAGCATCCATGATCGTCTCCGGGCCTGCGACTGCGACTCCGAGGGCTGCACAAGCACAACCCACCCCAGCGCCCCCAGGCGGTCATAACCCACCGCCTGCATCACCTCCACCAGCATCCATCATGAACATCTCCGGGCCTGCGACTGCGACTCCGACTCCGAGGGCTGCACAACCCACCCCAGCGCCTCCTGGCGGTCCTACCCCACAGCCTGTAGCTGCCGCAACGAATG AAAACAAAGGGAAGGGAACATTGAATACACCAAAATGGCAGATCGTCTCTATTGCAACTGGGTTGGTGGCTGCTTTCATCATCCTCGCACTCACCGTATGGTGCCGTCGGAAACAGCAACTGTCTCAGAGAGAACATGTCATAG AACCCCATGTTTTGAATCATCAAGCAGATGGAGTGCCAGGTGAGACTATGCATCACCTAGAAAAGAAACATTTGGGCTCCGAAGAAGACGACGACGGAGGAAGAACAAGCTGCCAACTCTACAGCTACCTGGTTCTTGAGGCTGCTACATGTCGCTTCTCAAGTAGAAACAAGCTAGGGAGCGGTGGATTTGGAACGGTATACAAG GGCACGCTTGAGAATGGGAAGGACGTAGCAGTGAAAAGGCTCAGGGACTCCAAGAGGGCGATACAAGAACTAGAGAGGGAGATCTCCATCGTGGCTAGCTTGCGCCATAAGAACATCGTGAGGTTTTTAGGGTACTGCTTCCAAGAGGAAGGGAGGTTCTTCATCTACGAGTATGTGCTTAACAACAGCCTTGATAAATTTTGGTACAAAG CATCTTCTCAATGCCAGAAGCTAGAGTGGGCTACATGGTTCAACATCATCTTAGGGGTTGCTCGCGGCCTTCTGTTTCTCCATGACATGGGGATCATTCATCGGGACCTCAAGCCACACAATATACTTCTTGACCGTAACTTCAACCCAAAGATCGCTGATTTCGATCTCATGAGGATGTATGATCAACAGAAAACTCACGAGAGCACTGAGAAGGTCGCTGGAACATT TGGGTACATGGCTCCAGAGTGCACGTCCGGACGAAAATTCCTACTTTCGATCAAGTCTGACGTGTACAGCTACGGGGTGTTAGTGCTGGAGATCATCACCGGCCACAAGATCTACACTTTCGAAGGCCAAAACTCTGAAGGCCTCGTCGAATAC GTGTGGCAGCACTGGTCCACTGGATAG
- the LOC109942894 gene encoding UDP-glycosyltransferase TURAN, whose translation MHFFLLLGRYLVQTVADRQFPSQTLSQLLVSRRHTGRQPFVSIQIKCSKENPPSVPTLAAVKLASWLRGAKFIVDWHKFGYTLPGLSHGRSHIIVKIYFWFEKYLRQMVDGAFCVTKAMQHELAQNWGIRATVLYDQSLDFFHPASLMEKHGLFSRLGNSICSAMGNAKCISVEEVWEDMNITVFASKIDGEVFLKSNRPALVSSTSWTPDEDFSILLEAVLMYDRRVAAALGEDVSTDEEQLWIDIKNGKQFVYPRLLFIITGKGPDRKKYEDQIKRLKLRRVALRTMWLASEDYPLLLGYTSSPLEDRAKWPYPEGPHIRCPKAEQS comes from the exons ATgcatttttttcttcttctggGCAGATACTTGGTTCAGACAGTGGCTGACAGGCAGTTCCCCTCACAGACCTTATCACAGCTGCTGGTGTCAAGAAGGCATACAGGAAGGCAACCCTTTGTGTCCATCCAGATAAAGTGCAGCAAAGAG AATCCACCCTCTGTTCCAACACTGGCTGCTGTAAAACTGGCAAGCTGGCTGAGAGGTGCTAAATTTATTGTTGATTGGCATAAGTTTGGATATACATTGCCGGGGTTGTCGCATGGCAGAAGTCACATTATTGTCAAAATATATTTCTG GTTTGAGAAGTACTTAAGGCAGATGGTTGATGGTGCCTTTTGTGTTACAAAAGCAATGCAACATGAACTTGCTCAAAATTGGGGAATCAG AGCAACGGTTCTTTATGATCAGTCTCTCGATTTTTTCCACCCTGCTTCATTGATGGAGAAACATGGG TTGTTTAGCAGGCTAGGGAATTCCATCTGTAGTGCTATGGGCAATGCCAAATGCATATCAGTGG AGGAAGTATGGGAAGACATGAACATTACTGTCTTCGCCAGTAAGATTGACGGTGAAGTTTTCTTGAAGTCTAATAGACCGGCACTTGTGAGCAGCACAAGCTG GACGCCAGATGAAGATTTCAGCATACTTCTAGAAGCAGTATTGATGTACGACAGACGTGTCGCTGCAGCTTTAGGTGAAGATGTTTCAACGGATGAGGAGCAACTTTGGATTGATATCAAGAATGGGAAGCAATTTGTCTACCCAAGATTACTGTTTATTATTACAG GTAAAGGACCTGATAGGAAGAAATACGAGGATCAGATTAAAAGGTTGAAGTTGAGACGTGTTGCCTTGCGGACGATGTGGCTTGCATCAGAGGACTACCCTCTATTGCTCG GTTACACCAGTAGCCCCTTGGAGGACAGGGCTAAGTGGCCCTATCCAGAAGGCCCTCATATCAG GTGCCCAAAAGCTGAACAGAGCTGA